Within Dethiobacter alkaliphilus AHT 1, the genomic segment GAGGAGTGGGTGCCAGCTCATCTGCAGTGATTTCCTTTACAGAGACGGAATACTTACCCACCTCACCCCAGTTTGTTAAAAGAAATGACAGGATTTCCGGGTGTACCACCAGTTGGGCTTTTGACTCACCGATTAACAGAATATCACCAAGTTTTTCACGGCGCAGCCCCAAGCCCAGTACCGCACCCAGATAGTCCCGATGTGTCAGGCCGTCGGCCTTATGGGCCTCCACCTCTATAAAAGCCAGCGGCACACTTTCTTTATCGGCCTGGCGCTGTGAGGGATAAACCAGCAGCCGGGCCCGTTCCGCTTCAGGATAGCCGCCCCAGGTCACTGATTTTACATCCTTAAACAGGTGCAGCACCCGGTCGGCGGTGCGCTGCTGAAAGGGGTCCAAAAAATCGGTACTCTGGGGCTGAGCAGTTTTTTCCAGTAAAGCAATGCGGTCCAAAACCGCACCGGCGGAAATGCGTTCAATATCCTGTTCAAAGCGTTGCAGTATCTTTTCTCGTTCCATATGGCCTCCATTGATGCGATTCTGTTTTAAAAGAAGGTCAGCAGCCTAACTACCAGTCCCTGTACTAGGGGAAGCAAAATCAGCACCAGAATCGGTGATAGGTCCAGATAGGCACCGCCCCCCACACTGACCGGCTTAACCACATTTCTCACCGGCGCCAGCACCGGCTCGGTGAAGCGGTAGGAAATCCGTCGCAAAGACAAAATCAGCGGATGGGTATTGCGGCCCAACTGAATAAAGGAAAAAATGATCCGCGCAAACAACAGCCAGCGAAAAATTTCAAAAATCCAGCCAACCAACCAGATTAACGTAAAAGTTCCCGTACCAAAAATGGTCACCAGCTCCTTACTCTTCCAGAGTTGCGGCCACACCGCGATCCGTCAGCTCTTTGCGCACTTCTGCGTTTACCTCCACCTGGGATGGTGCAAAGACAAAAATCTGCTGACTGACCCGCTGCATATTCCCGTCCAAAGCAAAGGTGGCTCCGGAAATAAAGTCAATGATGCGCTTGGCCTCTTCCTTATCCGTTGCTTCCAGGTTCACCAGTACAGGCTTCCGGCCCTTAATAT encodes:
- a CDS encoding photosystem II S4 domain protein yields the protein MEREKILQRFEQDIERISAGAVLDRIALLEKTAQPQSTDFLDPFQQRTADRVLHLFKDVKSVTWGGYPEAERARLLVYPSQRQADKESVPLAFIEVEAHKADGLTHRDYLGAVLGLGLRREKLGDILLIGESKAQLVVHPEILSFLLTNWGEVGKYSVSVKEITADELAPTPPRVREIKTTVASLRLDSVASAGFGMSRSKLSPAVKSGQIKLNWQSVTSASATVKEGDIISLAGRGRVEVAEVRGQSKKGRIQLLLKKRI
- a CDS encoding cell division protein SepF; this translates as MAKIWDKALSFLGLIEETEEEEIVEESEFARPPARKGAVLNLHNNKNLRLVITKPQEFSEAQQIVEHIKGRKPVLVNLEATDKEEAKRIIDFISGATFALDGNMQRVSQQIFVFAPSQVEVNAEVRKELTDRGVAATLEE
- a CDS encoding YggT family protein, with protein sequence MTIFGTGTFTLIWLVGWIFEIFRWLLFARIIFSFIQLGRNTHPLILSLRRISYRFTEPVLAPVRNVVKPVSVGGGAYLDLSPILVLILLPLVQGLVVRLLTFF